From the Xyrauchen texanus isolate HMW12.3.18 chromosome 49, RBS_HiC_50CHRs, whole genome shotgun sequence genome, one window contains:
- the LOC127640086 gene encoding ankyrin repeat domain-containing protein 27-like, producing LSLKILVPCHGSLRVGSLTAAQFDGYVLQPAEQGYQTLDGKDVSIENNQVRLAAGSPNPISATILFEETFYNEKEQAYSILCIARMLDSDHSPEELSSVSGPYYLKNIDDVREFLGHHAEKLVKYVAAFCRSFKAQERKGLRYQIDSVNTLYTKCLQCVLKDSHLKLFSREEIQMTLVKQAVEMYIHHCIYDLLFSFVGTLEASRDASFNKRTRSLEDLQQKDLGVKSEFSVNIPRAKRELSQLNVCTSPQQKLLCLRKVIYTVMQSPRNRDTVNIEAVCADDLLPVILYLLIKTEIPNWMANLSYIKNFHFFNSIEDDLSYYLASFEAAVEHFRQADFTQSALGSPDVLFFRQKMDLLSQNAVTTIDCLFEHIASGNEAEVKRLLSESESEEDGRKMCHPLCSCDTCDLHISGRLNDPSIITPFSRDDRGYTPLHVAAICGQSRLIELLVSKGAVVHATDYYALTPLHLSCQKGYQGVTLLLLHSKANTDAQDNNGNTPLHLACMYGHEDCVKGLVYFDLHSCRLNVQNDKGDTPLHIAARWGYEGIMEVLLENGASTLIYNKSKETPLHCALNTKILSLLEHRYIDSSKRESGFESPSRSPQASDFSSRRSSVSSTSSVSVETSLPEIERTGHKEVEKLLRAVADGDVEMVRYLLEWVDEEPEEEEVGMPIKTELCHPLCQCSNCEPTQKKIARLQPDGLGVNSSSGDGFTPLHVAALHGHTALVSLLIRHGANTNALNNQSATPLHLACQNSHIQVVSALLESNAKLNKKDHYGNTPLIHACLKGHLEIATVLLESGVLVNLANNHGNTGLHEAVRGGHVQLVELLLHRRALVHIRNKRQRTALDCAYETGGKNTNIQRLLQKACTDAVESDLIKSHSSGVEGILAHSVVHRVRQHDNPYCGRQETDHTTQRTQKRLNRAVTITSLSEQTPDSQSNRQRMKRGEKVDISGPFCHQQTQQSPNTKTKSLNRSHTISQDLTQHSLQTTQHIFSEHETQEEIINGPHDTTDSCDHSPETTPDPKQFNWDSAVGRDDEEEEWDGQSRGSDVNSVITEMDNVVL from the exons ctgagtttgaag ATTCTGGTACCATGTCATGGAAGTTTACGGGTCGGCTCCTTAACAGCAGCCCAGTTTGACGGATACGTGCTTCAACCTGCTGAGCAGGGTTACCAGACGCTAGATGGAAAG GATGTGTCTATAGAGAATAACCAGGTACGACTTGCTGCGGGGTCTCCGAATCCCATTTCGGCCACTATACTGTTTGAAGAGACTTTCTACAATGAAAAGGAGCAGGCCTACAGTATACTATGCATTGCACGGATGCTGGACTCTGACCACAGCCCtg AGGAGCTAAGCTCTGTTTCTGGTCCATACTATCTGAAGAATATCGATGATGTGAGGGAATTCTTGGGCCATCATGCTGAAAAACTGGTCAAATATGTGGCCGCCTTCTGTCGTTCTTTTAAAGCACAAGAGAGGAAAGGCCTCCGATATCAAATA GACTCTGTAAATACCCTCTACACAAAATGTCTTCAGTGCGTGTTAAAAGACTCTCATCTG AAGCTGTTTTCGAGAGAGGAGATACAGATGACTCTAGTCAAACAAGCAGTGGAG ATGTACATCCATCATTGCATCTATGATCTACTCTTTAGTTTTGTTGGGACTCTTGAAGCAAGTCGG GATGCATCATTCAACAAAAGAACACGGTCTTTAGAGGATCTGCAGCAGAAAGACCTTGGTGTGAAGTCAGAATTCAG TGTAAATATTCCTCGAGCTAAGCGTGAGTTGAGTCAACTGAACGTCTGTACATCTCCACAGCAGAAGCTGCTCTGCCTCAGGAAGGTTATCTACACAGTCATGCAGTCACCTAGAAACAGAGACACTG tgaATATTGAGGCTGTTTGTGCTGATGATCTGCTGCCAGTCATTCTTTATCTGTTAATTAAAACAGAGATTCCTAACTG GATGGCGAATCTGAGTTATATAAAGAATTTTCACTTCTTTAACTCCATCGAGGATGACCTGAGTTACTATCTTGCCTCGTTTGAGGCAGCAGTGGAGCACTTCAGACAGGCTGACTTCACCCAGAGTGCACTG GGATCACCAGACGTACTGTTCTTCAGACAGAAGATGGACCTGCTGTCCCAGAATGCTGTTACAACTATAGACTGTTTGTTTGAG caCATTGCGAGTGGGAATGAGGCGGAGGTGAAGCGTTTGCTGAGTGAAAGTGAGAGTGAGGAGGACGGGAGGAAGATGTGTCACCCGCTCTGCTCCTGTGACACCTGTGACCTCCACATCTCAGG aaggtTAAACGATCCTTCTATAATCACTCCATTCTCTCGGGATGACAGAGGCTACACTCCTCTACATGTTGCTGCTATTTGTG GTCAGTCTCGGCTGATTGAGCTGCTGGTGTCAAAGGGAGCTGTGGTGCACGCCACTGATTATTACGCACTCACACCACTACACCTCTCCTGCCAGAAGGGTTACCAGGGGGTCACG CTGCTGCTGTTACATTCTAAGGCGAACACAGATGCTCAGGATAACAATGGGAACACCCCTCTACACCTGGCCTGCATGTATGGACATGAAGAT tgtgtgaagGGGCTGGTGTACTTTGACCTGCATTCCTGCCGGCTGAATGTGCAGAATGATAAGGGTGACACACCGCTCCACATCGCCGCCCGCTGGGGTTATGAGGGCATCATGGAGGTGCTGCTGGAGAACGGAGCATCAACACTCATTTATAACAAATCCAAGGAGACCCCACTGCACTGTGCCCTCAACACTAAG ATCTTGTCATTACTGGAACACAGATACATTGACTCCAGTAAAAGGGAAAGTGGATTTGAG TCTCCGAGCCGTTCTCCTCAGGCGTCTGACTTTAGCAGCAGACGTTCATCTGTGTCCAGCACGTCATCAGTGAGTGTTGAGACCTCACTGCCAGAGATTGAACGCACAGGACACAAAGAG GTAGAAAAGCTGTTGAGAGCAGTGGCTGATGGAGATGTTGAGATG GTGCGTTATCTTTTGGAATGGGTGGATGAGGAGCCAGAGGAGGAGGAAGTTGGCATGCCAATTAAGACTGAGTTGTGCCATCCACTGTGCCAGTGTTCCAACTGTGAACCAACACAAAAG AAGATAGCCCGTCTGCAGCCGGATGGATTGGGTGTGAACAGCAGCAGTGGTGACGGTTTCACTCCGCTCCATGTGGCAGCACTGCACGGGCACACCGCTCTTGTCTCTCTGCTCATCCGCCACGGCGCCAACACCAATGCCCTCAACAATCAGAGTGCCACTCCTTTGCACTTGGCTTGCCAGAACAGCCACATACAG GTGGTGTCTGCTCTGTTGGAGAGTAATGCCAAACTGAATAAGAAAGATCATTATGGAAACACTCCATTGATTCATGCATGTTTAAAGGGACATCTGGAGATTGCCACTGTTCTGCTGGAG AGTGGTGTGTTAGTGAATCTTGCTAATAATCATGGAAACACGGGTCTGCATGAGGCCGTGAGGGGAGGACACGTTCAGCTGGTGGAGCTGCTTCTCCACAGGAGGGCGCTGGTGCACATACGCAACAAGAGACAGAGGACCGCCCTCGACTGTGCTTATGAGACCGGCGGCAAG AACACCAACATTCAGAGGCTCTTACAGAAAGCCTGTACTGATGCTGTGGAGTCAGATCTGATTAAATCACACTCCAGTGGAGTAGAGGGGATTCTCG CACACTCAGTAGTGCACAGAGTCAGACAGCATGATAATCCTTACTGTGGGAGACAAGAGACAGACCACACCACGCAACG GACTCAAAAGAGATTGAACAGGGCTGTGACCATAACGAGTCTATCGGAGCAG ACTCCAGACAGTCAGAGTAACAGACAGAGAATGAAGAGAGGAGAAAAGGTGGACATCAGCGGTCCGTTCTGCCATCAACAGACACAGCAATCGCCAAACACCAAAACCAAAAGTCTGAACCGCAGTCACACTATCAGCCAAGACCTGACACAACACTCTCTCCAGACCACACAACACATCTTCTCTGAGCACGAGACACAGGAGGAGATTATCAATGGACCTCACGACACCACAGACTCATGTGACCATTCTCCTGAAACCACACCTGACCCAAAGCAGTTCAACTGGGACTCAGCAGTGGGGAGAGACGACGAGGAGGAGGAGTGGGACGGCCAGTCCAGAGGGAGTGATGTGAATTCAGTCATCACAGAGATGGACAATGTTGTGTTGTGA